A single genomic interval of Pseudomonadota bacterium harbors:
- a CDS encoding ABC transporter ATP-binding protein translates to MKAVAVRDLDLSYGKVQVLKKVAFEVSGGEFVVIIGPNGTGKTSLLKALVGLVKTSGSIEILGRNLAEYSRKELAVSVAVVPQQVALDFPFTVAETVLMGRSPHLGLLESEGDHDRRIAREAMEFTDIATLADRRLDELSGGERQRVIIARAICQEPRLIMLDEPTASLDPAHQVRIMDLMERLRRERGTTVIMVSHDLNLAAMYGERLILLKDGRVSASGTLDEVLVAGLLEENYGCRMVVERGSKGGVLRVFPVPDKFC, encoded by the coding sequence ATGAAGGCGGTTGCGGTCAGGGATCTTGATCTGTCTTACGGGAAGGTCCAGGTTTTGAAAAAGGTGGCGTTCGAGGTTTCCGGCGGGGAATTTGTGGTCATTATCGGTCCGAACGGTACCGGCAAGACCTCGCTGCTCAAGGCTCTGGTCGGACTGGTGAAGACGTCGGGCTCCATAGAGATCCTTGGCCGGAACCTTGCTGAATACAGCAGGAAGGAGCTGGCGGTATCGGTCGCGGTGGTGCCGCAGCAGGTGGCGTTAGATTTTCCCTTTACCGTGGCGGAAACCGTGCTGATGGGGCGATCCCCACATCTTGGGCTCCTGGAATCCGAGGGAGACCATGACCGGCGGATTGCCCGGGAGGCCATGGAGTTTACCGATATTGCAACGCTTGCCGACCGGCGCCTCGATGAGCTTTCCGGGGGGGAGCGGCAGCGGGTGATCATTGCCCGGGCCATCTGCCAGGAACCGCGGCTGATTATGCTCGATGAACCGACCGCCTCCCTCGATCCTGCCCATCAGGTCAGGATCATGGATCTCATGGAACGGCTCCGCCGGGAACGGGGAACGACGGTGATCATGGTCTCCCATGATCTGAATCTTGCGGCCATGTACGGTGAGCGGCTGATCCTGTTGAAGGATGGCCGGGTCAGTGCCTCCGGAACCCTTGATGAAGTATTGGTTGCGGGGCTCCTGGAAGAGAATTATGGTTGTCGGATGGTGGTCGAGCGGGGGAGTAAGGGAGGGGTGTTGAGGGTTTTTCCGGTTCCGGATAAATTTTGCTGA
- a CDS encoding FKBP-type peptidyl-prolyl cis-trans isomerase: protein MRKLLILMMVGVFMCAVESGAEMVTTDSGLRYEEHAVGSGGEAVAGKQVEVHYTGWLNNGDAKGKKFDSSVDRGQPFSFKLGVGMVIRGWDQGVAGMKIGGKRTLYIPSALGYGPRGAGGVIPPNTDLIFDVELLGVK from the coding sequence ATGAGAAAACTATTAATTCTGATGATGGTGGGGGTTTTTATGTGTGCAGTGGAAAGTGGTGCGGAAATGGTGACAACGGATTCCGGTCTTCGCTATGAGGAGCATGCGGTTGGCTCAGGCGGTGAGGCTGTTGCCGGCAAACAGGTCGAGGTCCATTATACCGGCTGGCTGAATAACGGGGATGCCAAAGGCAAAAAGTTCGACAGCTCCGTCGATCGCGGCCAGCCATTTTCCTTCAAGCTCGGGGTCGGTATGGTGATCAGGGGCTGGGACCAGGGAGTGGCCGGGATGAAAATCGGCGGTAAAAGGACCCTGTATATCCCTTCAGCACTTGGCTACGGGCCTCGCGGCGCTGGTGGAGTGATTCCGCCCAACACGGACCTGATCTTCGATGTGGAGTTGCTGGGGGTTAAATAG
- a CDS encoding 3'-5' exonuclease domain-containing protein 2 — MHAPFERLGFDRRMTKEEINSLPIRSYPGKIKVINTRDGLDKAVHELNKESLLGFDTETRPNYLKGQDHLPSLLQLAGEKCVYLFQLKHLNFPEKLRKILETERIIKCGVAVDQDIIQLQKITTFIDDGFVELSKVAKASGIRNHGLRGMTAVLLGFRISKSAQRSNWATDILTEKQIRYAATDAWVGRELYLILKEMGVIYHDIFL, encoded by the coding sequence ATGCATGCGCCTTTCGAACGTCTCGGCTTTGACCGGCGGATGACCAAGGAAGAAATAAACTCACTGCCGATCAGAAGCTACCCGGGAAAAATCAAGGTTATCAACACCCGTGATGGTCTCGACAAGGCGGTGCATGAGCTCAACAAGGAAAGCCTCCTGGGCTTTGATACCGAAACCAGGCCCAACTACCTGAAAGGGCAGGACCATCTTCCTTCCTTGCTCCAGCTGGCAGGAGAAAAATGTGTCTATCTCTTCCAGCTGAAGCATTTGAATTTTCCTGAAAAACTGCGAAAGATTCTGGAAACCGAGAGGATCATCAAATGCGGTGTCGCCGTTGATCAGGACATCATTCAACTGCAGAAAATCACCACGTTTATCGATGACGGTTTTGTTGAGCTTTCAAAAGTCGCCAAAGCCAGCGGAATCAGAAACCATGGCCTGCGGGGCATGACTGCAGTCCTTCTGGGTTTCAGAATCTCAAAAAGCGCGCAACGCTCAAACTGGGCAACAGACATCCTCACTGAAAAACAGATCCGTTACGCAGCCACCGATGCCTGGGTCGGCCGGGAACTCTACCTGATACTCAAGGAAATGGGAGTCATCTACCACGATATCTTCTTATAA
- a CDS encoding DUF4384 domain-containing protein, translating into MKSYNYILNAIFFLIWILLAGQAQGATTITTIGEAAISNITPEEAQNLALQRARHEAVSRVCGVQVQAETLVKNFSMAGDFIHSVSYGRIVNEDVLKWELDVEQPSPTKPAEMVYRVTLRSEVQEEKGEPDPFYKVKVWLNKQVFENGEEMIVNVSSTKEGYITVLNFSADGTVTLLYPNKLRRDNKVEPNKEYQIPAKEDRGSLMTFQVATLPGHKRDTEFIKVISTRGPVNLFSEVKAHGNYGVMDSTKFAVTEIARLMASIPPKSRAEDTASYQIINPRLQ; encoded by the coding sequence ATGAAATCATACAATTACATACTAAACGCAATTTTTTTCCTGATCTGGATTCTCCTGGCAGGCCAGGCGCAGGGGGCAACCACAATCACCACCATCGGTGAGGCGGCCATCTCCAATATCACTCCGGAAGAGGCCCAGAATCTCGCCCTGCAGCGGGCCAGACATGAGGCCGTTTCCAGGGTCTGCGGGGTTCAGGTGCAGGCCGAGACCCTGGTGAAGAATTTCTCGATGGCGGGAGATTTCATCCATTCGGTCAGTTATGGCCGGATTGTGAACGAAGACGTCCTGAAGTGGGAACTGGATGTGGAACAGCCCTCCCCCACCAAACCGGCGGAAATGGTGTACCGGGTCACCCTGCGTTCTGAAGTTCAGGAAGAAAAAGGCGAGCCAGACCCGTTTTACAAGGTCAAGGTCTGGTTGAATAAACAAGTTTTCGAGAATGGTGAAGAGATGATCGTCAACGTCAGCTCGACCAAGGAAGGATATATCACCGTACTCAATTTTTCTGCAGACGGCACCGTGACCCTGCTCTATCCCAACAAACTGCGCAGGGACAACAAGGTTGAACCGAACAAGGAATATCAGATACCGGCCAAGGAAGACCGCGGCAGTCTGATGACCTTCCAGGTGGCGACTCTTCCCGGGCATAAGAGAGACACCGAGTTCATCAAGGTGATCAGCACCCGCGGCCCGGTCAATCTGTTCTCCGAGGTCAAGGCCCACGGCAATTACGGGGTGATGGATTCCACCAAATTCGCAGTGACCGAGATCGCAAGACTCATGGCCTCGATCCCGCCCAAGTCGCGGGCGGAGGACACCGCCTCATACCAGATCATCAATCCAAGGCTGCAATGA
- a CDS encoding caspase family protein, with product MIFRNRAIVPFSLIILLLLGATLISPRPARALEDYKKLYLEGLELKEKGEFEKALESFTKAIEIKDMEATKIRFYGMRYGEYFPHREKGIVHFELQQYREAYTELEKSLNMSPSKDAEKYLAMAQMELEKLGETDMFGVYEIPKELQKIRKARETNKYAVAVVIGNAKYDDKDIPSVNFAVNDAELVKNYLINTLGYREGNIIFEANASKGVFESIFGTSDTHKGKLFEYLTPQQSDIFVFYSGHGAPSLETKKGYILPVDGNANNVRISGYSLDLLYENLAKMPAKSVTVVTDACFSGAPLFKKASPVGIIVNNPLAASTNTTLINSSAGTELSSWYTEKGHGLFTYYFLLGLTGEADLNQDKKVTMAEINKYLGENIPYMARTLHGGRKQSPSVNTVNMERTLAEYQ from the coding sequence ATGATTTTCAGGAACAGAGCCATCGTCCCATTTTCCCTGATTATCCTTCTACTGCTTGGCGCAACCCTGATCTCTCCCAGACCGGCCAGGGCCCTGGAAGATTACAAGAAGCTCTATCTCGAAGGCCTTGAACTGAAAGAGAAAGGCGAGTTTGAAAAAGCTCTGGAATCATTCACCAAAGCCATTGAAATCAAAGACATGGAAGCGACAAAGATCCGGTTTTATGGAATGCGGTACGGCGAATATTTCCCCCATCGCGAGAAGGGAATAGTCCATTTCGAGCTCCAGCAGTATCGTGAAGCCTACACCGAACTGGAAAAATCCCTGAACATGTCGCCCTCAAAGGATGCCGAAAAATACCTGGCGATGGCCCAGATGGAACTGGAAAAGCTGGGGGAAACGGATATGTTCGGAGTCTACGAGATCCCTAAAGAGCTGCAGAAAATCCGCAAGGCCAGAGAGACCAACAAGTATGCGGTGGCGGTGGTTATCGGCAACGCAAAATATGACGACAAGGATATCCCGTCCGTCAACTTTGCCGTCAACGATGCCGAACTGGTCAAAAATTACCTGATCAACACCCTTGGCTACCGGGAAGGGAACATCATTTTTGAAGCCAACGCCTCCAAAGGAGTGTTCGAATCGATCTTCGGGACCAGCGATACCCATAAAGGCAAACTGTTCGAGTATCTTACCCCTCAGCAATCAGACATCTTTGTATTCTATTCAGGCCATGGCGCTCCCAGCCTGGAGACCAAGAAGGGGTACATTCTGCCGGTGGACGGCAACGCCAACAATGTAAGGATCAGCGGGTATTCGCTGGATCTCCTTTACGAAAACCTGGCCAAGATGCCGGCCAAATCGGTAACCGTGGTCACCGACGCCTGTTTTTCCGGGGCTCCGCTTTTCAAGAAAGCAAGCCCGGTGGGCATCATCGTCAACAACCCGCTGGCTGCGAGCACCAACACGACCCTTATCAATTCTTCAGCAGGGACCGAGCTTTCCAGCTGGTATACCGAGAAAGGGCACGGTCTTTTCACCTATTATTTTCTCCTGGGTCTAACCGGTGAAGCCGATCTGAACCAGGACAAGAAAGTAACCATGGCTGAGATCAACAAGTATCTTGGTGAAAACATTCCCTATATGGCCCGTACGCTCCACGGCGGCCGCAAACAATCACCCTCCGTCAATACCGTCAACATGGAAAGGACACTGGCAGAATATCAATGA
- a CDS encoding outer membrane protein transport protein yields MMKKNLSLVFLLAAITTLITGNDVYAQLSGPDMFGFEFRFNNPGARSNAMGGAFISLADDATAAYTNPAGLTVLTKPEFSIEHKTGSYTQKIYDYPNPPGANRTTEYESNSEGISFLSYVVPKGDATFSLYRHQLIDINNEYIWQHGTDPYYITSNIDGVTYGLGMGLKVIDSLSIGISLNMTEFDYKSVSTKHLDPWNPVDGEDEVRIEGDGSAGHYIASLLWNPFSELNIGMVYRKGPEFTANASSYVFNGTSDRYELYRRFDSTFKVPDVWGGGISYKFSSLTISADALVIEYSDILDGYIEIDPTGLEWKMDDETEYHAGLEYVLTVKERPIAIRGGYYYRPYSKMYVPPPYSQPKFDHLFSDKDTNEDIYSIGFGTMITDLVQMDLAASTGDYSDEYTLSFIYRFE; encoded by the coding sequence ATGATGAAAAAAAATCTCTCTCTCGTTTTCCTGTTAGCTGCCATAACAACACTGATTACCGGTAACGATGTCTACGCCCAGCTCTCCGGCCCCGACATGTTCGGTTTCGAATTCAGGTTCAATAATCCTGGAGCCAGATCAAACGCAATGGGTGGCGCCTTTATCAGCCTGGCTGATGACGCAACCGCTGCCTACACCAACCCCGCCGGGCTGACGGTACTGACAAAACCGGAGTTTTCAATCGAACACAAAACGGGTAGCTACACCCAGAAGATCTATGATTATCCCAATCCACCTGGAGCAAACAGAACGACCGAGTATGAAAGCAACTCCGAAGGGATATCTTTTCTCAGCTATGTCGTTCCTAAAGGGGATGCAACCTTCTCCCTGTATCGCCATCAGTTAATTGATATTAACAACGAGTATATATGGCAGCACGGGACAGACCCGTATTACATCACAAGTAATATTGATGGTGTTACTTACGGTTTAGGGATGGGCCTGAAAGTGATCGACAGTCTCTCTATAGGAATCTCCCTGAACATGACCGAGTTTGATTACAAGTCGGTCTCCACCAAACATCTCGACCCCTGGAACCCTGTTGACGGGGAAGACGAGGTCAGAATTGAAGGGGATGGGAGCGCCGGTCACTACATTGCGTCCCTGCTCTGGAATCCTTTCAGCGAGCTCAACATAGGCATGGTATACCGAAAAGGCCCGGAGTTCACTGCCAATGCAAGCTCATATGTTTTTAACGGAACATCAGACAGGTATGAACTTTATAGGCGTTTCGACAGCACATTTAAAGTACCTGATGTCTGGGGTGGCGGCATCTCATACAAATTTTCAAGCCTGACCATCAGTGCCGATGCACTTGTCATTGAGTACTCAGACATTCTCGATGGCTATATTGAGATCGATCCCACTGGTCTTGAATGGAAAATGGACGATGAAACAGAGTATCATGCGGGCCTCGAATACGTTTTAACCGTTAAAGAACGTCCCATCGCCATCCGGGGCGGTTACTATTACCGCCCTTACAGCAAAATGTATGTTCCCCCACCATATAGCCAGCCAAAATTTGACCACCTGTTCTCTGATAAGGATACAAACGAGGACATTTACTCAATCGGATTCGGCACTATGATCACAGACTTGGTTCAGATGGACCTGGCTGCATCAACCGGTGATTACAGCGATGAATACACGCTGTCTTTCATTTACCGTTTTGAATAA
- a CDS encoding outer membrane protein transport protein gives MGSKRPFLVILLAFYFAIAAPHQVQAVVLGPDVLGFDFRFNNPGARANAMGGAFIGLADDASAAYTNPAGLTVLTKQELSVEYKYGTTTTRVKDGLGEHDYESSDGNLSFVSYATPKEKATITLFKHKMIDSTSGTTWKDDITDSGVFSEVELNADTYGLGFGMKVAPPLSLGLTINFSQMDYKTISTRMSNSDPGYIDNLDRINGSGKDEHVIVSMLWNVFDEFNFGAAYHEGAEFTFERIRYRQDTSVPLSVNDDLLINKVYNHVLHVPEFYGVGISYSFPIGLTLAADANHIKYSQILDDALDDSGQPTNAFEIEDTWEYHAGLEYVFALASTPIALRCGYFFRPNHSAREISSGMDTGGTDDNIYTVGVGAVLSENLQVDVSGSFGDLVNEGSFSLVYRLE, from the coding sequence ATGGGATCAAAAAGACCTTTTCTGGTCATCCTTCTCGCTTTTTATTTTGCAATTGCAGCCCCACATCAAGTCCAGGCAGTTGTTCTTGGTCCAGATGTGCTTGGTTTCGACTTCAGATTCAACAACCCCGGGGCTCGGGCTAACGCCATGGGTGGCGCCTTTATTGGTCTGGCTGATGACGCTTCTGCGGCCTATACCAACCCCGCGGGACTCACCGTCCTTACTAAGCAGGAACTCTCAGTTGAGTATAAATACGGGACCACTACCACCAGGGTCAAGGACGGATTGGGTGAGCACGACTATGAATCCTCTGACGGCAACCTTTCTTTTGTAAGCTATGCCACCCCCAAGGAAAAGGCGACCATCACCCTCTTCAAGCACAAGATGATCGACTCAACCAGCGGAACCACCTGGAAAGACGATATAACCGATTCTGGGGTCTTCTCTGAAGTGGAACTTAACGCCGACACCTACGGCTTGGGCTTTGGGATGAAAGTGGCCCCCCCTCTCTCTCTGGGACTGACGATCAACTTCTCACAGATGGATTACAAAACCATATCTACAAGAATGAGCAACAGTGACCCTGGATATATTGACAACCTGGACAGAATCAACGGTTCGGGAAAAGATGAACATGTGATCGTTTCCATGCTCTGGAACGTGTTTGACGAGTTCAATTTCGGCGCAGCCTATCACGAAGGGGCAGAATTCACCTTTGAACGCATAAGATACCGTCAGGACACCTCTGTTCCTCTTTCAGTCAACGATGACCTCCTAATTAATAAAGTCTACAACCATGTCCTTCATGTCCCCGAATTTTACGGAGTCGGTATTTCATACTCCTTCCCCATCGGACTCACACTTGCGGCAGACGCAAATCACATCAAATATTCACAGATACTTGATGACGCGCTCGATGACTCTGGCCAGCCAACAAACGCTTTTGAAATAGAAGATACTTGGGAATACCATGCAGGGCTGGAATATGTATTCGCCTTGGCATCAACTCCAATTGCCCTTCGGTGTGGCTACTTCTTCCGTCCAAACCACTCAGCCAGGGAAATTTCTAGTGGCATGGATACAGGCGGTACTGATGACAACATCTATACTGTTGGAGTCGGTGCAGTTTTAAGTGAAAACCTCCAGGTAGACGTTTCCGGCTCATTCGGTGACCTTGTCAACGAAGGGAGCTTTTCACTGGTTTACCGACTTGAATAA
- a CDS encoding MBL fold metallo-hydrolase, protein MGKGEITVEELEAKIQSGKVELLLDMRNPDEFESWRIEGRHEIETMNIPHTDLVGEEEKYLDRLPVDREIIVVCAHGDASAYSAAELRKLGLNARGLVGGMEAWSFLYETTRVVDDPLVIQLYRLAKGCITHLVISDGEAVVIDAVRHIEKIKQLLADHNATLKYVFDTHLQADHISGGRQLAADAGCDYCISPVDAAGAAYSHKILADGETFAVGKSKLRVLHTPGHTPGSTSFVLDEKYMFTGDAIMKSALGRPDLGGKVREWADLLFDTIHQRFRRIDDRTIVLPTHASSVMERDAAGAVSLTLGEARRKMELFSIRDRQQFADLIEKTLLENPARYQDIRMVNLGQSDPDEEKRKELETGKNLCGMAEKKG, encoded by the coding sequence ATGGGCAAGGGAGAAATAACTGTTGAGGAACTCGAAGCGAAAATCCAGAGCGGCAAGGTGGAGCTGCTTCTGGATATGCGCAACCCTGATGAATTCGAGTCGTGGCGGATTGAGGGCAGGCATGAAATCGAGACCATGAATATCCCCCATACCGATCTGGTGGGGGAGGAGGAGAAATATCTTGATCGATTGCCGGTGGACAGGGAGATCATCGTGGTCTGTGCCCACGGTGATGCCTCGGCATATTCTGCGGCGGAATTGCGGAAGCTCGGGCTTAACGCCCGAGGTCTGGTCGGGGGGATGGAGGCGTGGAGCTTTCTCTATGAAACAACAAGGGTTGTCGACGATCCTCTTGTTATTCAGCTTTACCGACTTGCCAAGGGTTGCATCACCCATCTGGTCATCTCGGACGGCGAAGCGGTGGTGATTGATGCGGTCCGGCATATCGAGAAAATCAAGCAGCTCCTGGCCGACCATAATGCGACCTTGAAATATGTGTTTGATACCCATCTGCAGGCGGACCATATTTCCGGAGGCAGACAGCTGGCAGCAGATGCCGGATGTGATTATTGCATCAGCCCCGTAGACGCGGCCGGGGCGGCATACAGTCATAAAATTCTTGCCGATGGTGAAACCTTTGCGGTCGGGAAAAGCAAATTGCGGGTGTTGCACACTCCGGGGCACACCCCGGGCAGTACCTCGTTTGTTCTCGATGAGAAATATATGTTTACCGGCGACGCGATCATGAAAAGCGCTTTGGGGCGGCCTGATCTCGGCGGCAAGGTCAGGGAGTGGGCCGATCTTCTTTTTGATACCATCCATCAGAGATTCCGCCGGATCGATGACCGGACGATCGTCTTGCCGACCCACGCCTCATCGGTGATGGAAAGGGATGCCGCCGGGGCAGTGTCTCTGACCCTCGGTGAAGCCAGAAGGAAGATGGAGTTGTTTTCAATCCGCGACCGGCAGCAGTTTGCCGACCTGATTGAAAAGACCCTGCTGGAGAATCCGGCGCGCTACCAGGATATACGAATGGTCAATCTCGGGCAGAGTGATCCTGACGAGGAGAAACGAAAGGAGCTGGAAACGGGGAAAAACCTCTGTGGCATGGCTGAAAAAAAAGGATGA
- a CDS encoding aminoglycoside phosphotransferase family protein → MSGKPDIVRIFFPERIQKKITPLGSGKINDTWLVEFAGGGPAQAVLQRINTRVFRQPEKIMANLRNLSRHLEKDIGPEPDHDADRWQTVTPYLTPGGQDLYRDGGGGVWRMLSFIDHASSFERVEGDGQAREVGRALGKFHRLTIDLDPAEFFDTLPGFHVTPQYLNRYDQIVTALKFIPGSAEEEFCAEFIEKNRTGVTVLEDAFTEGRLKRRIIHGDPKVSNIMLADDTGKAVGLVDLDTVKPGLLLYDLGDCFRSCCNPVGGGGGDLDSVRFDIEVFRSVLTGYLGEMGAYLADPEYDLLSRATGLISFELGLRYFTDHLEGDHYFRVDAPGQNLNRAVGQFLLAADILRQDGELRDAVNSCRKFQRIHPSF, encoded by the coding sequence ATGAGCGGCAAACCTGATATTGTCAGGATTTTTTTCCCGGAGCGGATACAGAAAAAGATAACCCCGTTGGGCTCCGGAAAGATCAACGATACCTGGCTGGTTGAGTTTGCCGGGGGAGGACCGGCTCAAGCTGTCCTGCAGCGGATAAACACCAGGGTTTTCCGACAGCCTGAAAAGATCATGGCCAATCTCCGGAATCTGTCGCGCCATCTGGAGAAAGATATCGGTCCTGAACCGGACCACGATGCAGACCGCTGGCAGACGGTCACTCCGTATCTTACCCCCGGAGGCCAGGATCTCTATCGTGATGGCGGTGGCGGGGTCTGGCGGATGCTTTCGTTTATCGACCATGCGTCCAGTTTCGAGAGGGTGGAAGGGGATGGGCAGGCCCGCGAGGTTGGCCGAGCCCTGGGAAAATTCCATCGGTTGACCATCGATCTTGACCCTGCAGAGTTTTTTGATACTTTGCCCGGTTTTCATGTTACCCCGCAATACCTGAACAGATATGATCAGATTGTAACCGCACTTAAATTCATCCCGGGATCTGCAGAGGAAGAGTTCTGTGCGGAATTTATCGAAAAAAATCGGACCGGAGTCACTGTCCTTGAAGATGCATTTACAGAAGGGCGTCTCAAGAGAAGAATTATCCATGGCGACCCCAAGGTGTCGAATATCATGCTTGCTGATGATACCGGCAAGGCGGTGGGCCTGGTGGATCTTGACACGGTGAAACCAGGTCTTTTGCTGTATGATCTCGGCGACTGTTTCAGATCATGTTGCAATCCAGTCGGCGGCGGCGGGGGAGATCTTGATTCTGTAAGGTTTGATATAGAAGTATTCCGTTCGGTCCTGACCGGTTATCTCGGTGAGATGGGTGCATATCTGGCCGATCCCGAGTATGATCTGCTGTCCAGGGCGACAGGTCTGATCAGTTTTGAACTCGGACTGCGTTACTTTACCGATCACCTGGAAGGGGACCATTATTTCAGGGTTGACGCCCCGGGGCAGAATCTGAACCGGGCGGTCGGCCAGTTCCTGCTGGCTGCGGATATTCTACGACAAGACGGAGAACTCAGGGATGCGGTCAACTCATGTCGAAAATTTCAAAGGATACACCCTTCATTTTGA
- a CDS encoding class I SAM-dependent RNA methyltransferase: MSKISKDTPFILKTETPENGLFTYQKNGFFFALVAEGLEEEGGRELAELGAEEVKAVYRGVRFKADMPTVYRINYQSRLCTRILAPLLTFDCHSTKYLYKTARNIPWPAILRKNGSFAVSATVSHSKIRHSKYAALCLKDAVVDSFREEFGVRPDVDRREPDLWLHLHVENNRAVISLDTSGGSLHRRGYRQDSVEAPMQETLAAAIVRFSGWNGEKPLYDPMCGSGTILAEAYMRYCRIPAACFRDRFGFAAMPDFSPSDWKAEKEKADKARRKLPAGLISGSDGSQESVAAARENLATLPGGREVVIKKSIFQKLVNLENRVIISNPPYGIRLGREEENASLMKEFGDFLKHRCQGSEAYLYFGRREMLKTIGLKPAWKKDLSNGGLKGVLARYDMY, encoded by the coding sequence ATGTCGAAAATTTCAAAGGATACACCCTTCATTTTGAAAACTGAAACACCGGAGAACGGACTCTTTACCTACCAGAAGAATGGTTTCTTTTTTGCGCTCGTAGCCGAAGGTCTGGAAGAAGAAGGAGGCAGGGAGCTTGCCGAACTCGGGGCGGAGGAAGTCAAAGCGGTGTACCGCGGGGTGCGGTTCAAGGCCGATATGCCGACGGTGTACCGGATCAACTATCAGTCCCGACTCTGCACCAGAATCCTCGCGCCGCTCCTGACCTTTGATTGTCACAGCACCAAATATCTCTATAAAACCGCCAGAAATATTCCCTGGCCGGCCATTTTACGAAAAAACGGCTCCTTTGCCGTTTCGGCGACCGTTTCCCACAGCAAGATCCGCCATTCGAAATATGCCGCTCTCTGCCTGAAGGATGCCGTTGTCGATTCCTTCAGGGAGGAGTTCGGGGTCAGACCCGATGTCGACCGGCGGGAGCCGGACCTCTGGCTTCACCTCCATGTGGAGAACAACCGGGCGGTGATCAGTCTCGACACTTCAGGGGGCTCTCTCCATCGGCGCGGGTATCGGCAGGACTCGGTTGAGGCCCCGATGCAGGAAACCCTGGCGGCGGCGATTGTCAGATTCTCCGGCTGGAATGGTGAAAAGCCCCTCTATGACCCCATGTGCGGCTCCGGAACCATTCTGGCGGAGGCCTATATGCGATATTGCCGGATTCCGGCGGCCTGTTTCAGGGATAGATTCGGCTTTGCCGCGATGCCTGATTTCAGCCCCTCCGATTGGAAGGCGGAAAAAGAAAAAGCAGACAAGGCTCGAAGAAAACTTCCCGCCGGTCTGATTTCCGGCAGCGACGGTTCTCAGGAATCTGTTGCCGCGGCCCGGGAAAATCTGGCCACCCTCCCCGGGGGCAGGGAAGTAGTGATAAAAAAATCGATCTTCCAGAAGCTTGTCAATCTCGAAAACCGGGTGATTATTTCAAACCCTCCCTACGGCATCAGACTTGGCAGGGAGGAGGAGAACGCTTCCCTGATGAAGGAATTCGGCGATTTTCTGAAGCACCGGTGTCAGGGGTCTGAGGCATATCTTTATTTCGGGCGCAGGGAAATGTTGAAAACAATCGGTCTGAAGCCTGCCTGGAAGAAAGATCTGAGTAATGGCGGTCTGAAAGGAGTGCTGGCCCGGTATGATATGTATTAA